A stretch of Spirosoma oryzicola DNA encodes these proteins:
- the prfA gene encoding peptide chain release factor 1 has protein sequence MLDQLEAISERFDEVAQQIVQPEVVSDQKRFMKMSKEYKDLDKIVVQYRAYKQLLEEIDNAKQIIATEKDEDFRELAKAELDELLPRRETMEETLKEMLIPKDPNDSKNVILEIRGGTGGDEAAIFAGDLFRMYQRFCEKMGWRMSLVDFTEGTSGGYKEIVTEVEGEDVYGKLKFESGVHRVQRVPATETQGRIHTSAASVAVLPEAEEVDVELNMNDIRKDTFCSSGAGGQSVNTTYSAVRLTHLPTGLVVQCQDERSQLKNFDKALTVLRSRLYEIELQKHNEAIASQRKTMVGSGDRSDKIRTYNYPQSRVTDHRIGLTVYNLPAVMDGDIGDFIEQLRIAENAERLKEGATA, from the coding sequence ATGCTTGACCAGTTAGAAGCCATTAGCGAACGCTTCGACGAAGTAGCTCAGCAGATCGTGCAGCCCGAGGTCGTTTCGGACCAGAAACGCTTCATGAAAATGAGCAAAGAATATAAGGATCTCGACAAGATAGTTGTGCAATATCGAGCGTATAAGCAACTGCTGGAAGAGATTGATAATGCCAAACAGATTATTGCCACCGAAAAAGACGAAGATTTTCGGGAGTTGGCAAAAGCTGAGTTGGACGAGTTGCTGCCGCGTCGGGAAACGATGGAAGAAACGCTCAAAGAGATGTTGATTCCGAAAGATCCGAACGATAGTAAAAACGTCATTCTCGAAATTCGCGGGGGTACCGGGGGCGACGAAGCGGCCATTTTTGCGGGCGACCTGTTCCGTATGTACCAGCGTTTCTGCGAGAAAATGGGTTGGCGCATGTCGCTGGTCGATTTCACGGAAGGAACATCCGGTGGTTATAAAGAAATTGTGACAGAGGTAGAAGGCGAAGATGTATACGGCAAATTGAAATTCGAGTCGGGCGTTCACCGCGTACAGCGTGTGCCAGCCACCGAAACGCAGGGCCGGATTCATACATCAGCCGCCAGTGTGGCCGTGTTACCCGAAGCCGAAGAGGTAGACGTTGAGCTGAACATGAACGACATTCGCAAAGATACGTTCTGTTCATCGGGAGCCGGTGGTCAGTCGGTAAACACGACGTATTCGGCCGTTCGCCTGACGCACCTTCCTACGGGTCTGGTTGTCCAATGTCAGGATGAACGCTCGCAGTTAAAAAACTTCGATAAAGCGCTTACTGTACTGCGCTCACGGCTTTACGAAATCGAGTTGCAGAAGCACAATGAAGCCATTGCATCACAGCGCAAGACGATGGTCGGTAGCGGTGACCGCTCGGATAAAATTCGGACGTATAACTACCCACAGAGCCGCGTAACCGATCACCGCATTGGTCTGACGGTTTATAACCTACCGGCTGTAATGGACGGTGACATCGGTGATTTTATAGAACAACTTCGTATTGCCGAAAACGCCGAACGTCTGAAAGAGGGCGCTACAGCGTAA
- a CDS encoding succinate dehydrogenase/fumarate reductase iron-sulfur subunit, with product MKIILKVWRQKNSNTEGKLVEYQLDNISEDMSFLEMFDVLNDSLTRKGEDPVTFDHDCREGICGTCSMYINGRAHGPQTGATTCQLHMRSFNDGDTIVVEPWRARAFPVIKDLMVDRSAFDRVIQSGGYVSVNTGSARDANEILIPRTVADEAMDAAACIACGACVAACKNASAMLFVSAKVSQLAILPQGQAEHKERAERMVAQMDAEGFGACSFTGACSVECPKSISLDHIARMNREYLGAKLTSNNA from the coding sequence ATGAAAATTATTCTAAAAGTCTGGAGACAGAAAAATAGCAATACAGAAGGTAAACTGGTCGAATATCAACTGGATAACATATCCGAGGATATGTCATTTCTAGAGATGTTCGACGTGTTGAACGACTCGCTGACCCGGAAGGGCGAAGATCCGGTTACCTTTGATCACGATTGCCGCGAAGGTATTTGCGGTACGTGCTCGATGTACATCAATGGTCGGGCGCACGGACCACAAACGGGGGCAACAACCTGTCAGCTGCACATGCGTTCGTTCAATGATGGCGACACGATTGTGGTAGAGCCTTGGCGGGCGCGGGCTTTCCCCGTCATTAAGGATTTGATGGTTGACCGTTCTGCCTTCGACCGGGTTATTCAGTCGGGAGGTTACGTGTCGGTTAATACAGGTTCGGCTCGGGATGCTAACGAAATTCTTATTCCACGTACTGTAGCCGATGAGGCTATGGACGCGGCTGCCTGTATCGCTTGCGGAGCCTGTGTAGCCGCTTGCAAAAATGCGTCGGCTATGCTGTTTGTATCGGCTAAAGTATCGCAATTGGCTATCTTGCCACAAGGCCAGGCCGAACACAAAGAGCGCGCTGAACGCATGGTTGCCCAGATGGATGCTGAAGGATTCGGAGCCTGTTCGTTTACGGGCGCTTGCTCGGTAGAATGCCCGAAATCGATTTCGCTGGACCACATCGCGCGGATGAACCGTGAGTACTTGGGCGCTAAGCTGACCTCGAACAACGCATAA
- a CDS encoding fumarate reductase/succinate dehydrogenase flavoprotein subunit — protein MKLESKIPEGPLAEKWARHKFGLKLVNPANKRKYEIIVVGTGLAGASAAASLAELGYNVKAFCFQDSPRRAHSIAAQGGINAAKNYQNDGDSVFRLFYDTVKGGDYRAREGNVYRLAEVSVNIIDQCVAQGVPFAREYGGLLANRSFGGSQVSRTFYARGQTGQQLLLGAYSALSRQVANGKVKLFPRTEMLDLVVEGGKARGIVTRNLITGKIESHSAHAVLICSGGYGNVFYLSTNAMGSNATAAWRAHKKGALFANPCFTQIHPTCIPVSGHYQSKLTLMSESLRNDGRVWAPKTKEDAKRIQKGEIKANDLAEDARDYFLERRYPSFGNLVPRDVASRNAKYVCDEGRGVSKTGLAVYLDFAEAIKRDGRKTIEAKYGNLFEMYEKIVGENPYETPMMIYPAVHYTMGGLWVDYNLMTTIPGLYALGEANFSDHGANRLGASALMQGLADGYFVIPYTVGDYLATIGPADKIPVDSPAFKEAEQKIHDQINLLLSIKGERPVDDLHKELGHIMWEYCGMARTAEGLQIAREKIKALKKEFWSNVKVLGESQEMNQALEAASRVADFIELGALMVEDALNRNESCGGHFREEYQTPDGEALRDDANYTYAAAWEYQGEDKPEILNKEELVFENVKLTQRSYK, from the coding sequence ATGAAACTGGAGTCTAAAATTCCTGAAGGGCCTTTAGCCGAGAAGTGGGCCCGGCATAAATTTGGCTTGAAACTGGTTAACCCAGCCAACAAGCGGAAATACGAAATTATTGTAGTCGGTACAGGATTAGCCGGAGCTTCTGCCGCTGCGTCGCTGGCCGAGTTAGGTTATAACGTGAAAGCGTTCTGCTTTCAGGACAGCCCACGCCGGGCGCACTCCATTGCTGCGCAGGGTGGTATCAATGCCGCGAAAAACTACCAGAACGATGGCGACAGCGTATTCCGGTTGTTTTATGATACGGTTAAAGGCGGTGACTACCGGGCCCGTGAGGGAAACGTCTATCGTCTGGCCGAAGTTAGCGTTAATATTATCGACCAGTGTGTAGCACAGGGTGTTCCTTTCGCACGGGAGTACGGCGGTCTGCTGGCAAACCGGTCATTCGGTGGTTCGCAGGTATCGCGTACGTTCTATGCTCGTGGACAAACCGGTCAGCAGTTATTGCTGGGTGCTTACTCGGCGTTGAGCCGTCAGGTAGCAAACGGAAAAGTAAAGCTTTTCCCACGCACCGAGATGCTTGATCTTGTTGTCGAAGGCGGAAAAGCGCGGGGGATTGTCACTCGTAACCTGATTACGGGTAAGATCGAGTCTCACTCGGCGCATGCGGTACTTATCTGTTCAGGTGGGTACGGAAACGTATTCTACCTCTCGACAAACGCAATGGGTTCGAACGCAACCGCAGCTTGGCGGGCGCACAAAAAAGGCGCTTTGTTTGCGAACCCTTGTTTTACGCAGATTCACCCAACCTGTATTCCCGTATCAGGCCACTATCAGTCGAAACTAACGCTGATGTCGGAGTCGTTACGGAATGATGGCCGGGTGTGGGCTCCAAAGACAAAAGAAGACGCTAAGCGAATTCAAAAAGGAGAAATCAAAGCGAATGATTTAGCCGAAGACGCACGTGATTACTTCCTCGAACGTCGCTATCCGTCATTCGGTAACCTTGTTCCGCGTGACGTTGCATCCCGGAATGCTAAATACGTTTGTGACGAAGGTCGGGGTGTAAGTAAAACAGGTCTGGCGGTTTATCTGGATTTCGCCGAAGCAATCAAACGCGACGGTCGGAAGACGATTGAAGCCAAGTACGGTAACCTGTTCGAGATGTACGAAAAAATCGTCGGTGAAAATCCTTACGAAACACCGATGATGATTTACCCTGCTGTTCACTATACGATGGGCGGTCTATGGGTAGATTATAACCTGATGACGACCATTCCTGGCCTGTACGCTCTCGGAGAAGCCAATTTCTCTGACCACGGAGCAAACCGCCTGGGTGCTTCGGCGCTGATGCAGGGCCTTGCCGATGGTTACTTTGTGATTCCTTACACGGTTGGTGATTACCTGGCTACTATCGGCCCGGCTGATAAAATACCAGTCGATTCGCCTGCCTTTAAGGAAGCAGAACAAAAAATTCACGATCAGATCAATCTTTTGTTGTCGATCAAGGGTGAGCGCCCGGTCGATGATCTGCACAAGGAGCTTGGTCACATCATGTGGGAATATTGCGGTATGGCGCGTACTGCCGAAGGCTTGCAAATTGCCCGTGAGAAGATAAAAGCGCTTAAGAAGGAATTCTGGTCAAATGTGAAAGTGCTGGGTGAGTCACAGGAGATGAACCAGGCACTGGAAGCCGCTTCACGCGTGGCCGATTTCATTGAATTAGGCGCGCTGATGGTCGAAGACGCTTTAAACCGGAATGAATCCTGTGGTGGACACTTCCGTGAGGAATACCAGACCCCCGATGGTGAAGCGCTCCGTGATGATGCTAACTACACATACGCAGCCGCTTGGGAATACCAGGGTGAAGACAAGCCCGAAATTCTTAACAAAGAAGAGCTTGTGTTTGAAAATGTTAAACTGACACAGCGTAGTTACAAATAA
- a CDS encoding succinate dehydrogenase cytochrome b subunit: protein MAWVIQTLSSSLGRKVIMSLTGLFLSTFLIVHMAGNLQLFKGDNGRAFNEYTYFMTHNPLILTVSYLLYTSILVHALMAWVLTRHNQESRPVKYAYSKPEANSDWSSRNMGILGTILLLFIVIHMKTFWYEMHFGSVPMAEYDGKQYKDLYAVVKEAFSQWWYVLLYVICMVAIGFHLAHGFQSGFQSLGIRHKKYTPLIEFVGKYFFAIVIPAAFAAMPVYVFLQVHGII, encoded by the coding sequence ATGGCTTGGGTAATACAAACACTATCCAGCTCCCTCGGTCGCAAAGTGATCATGTCGTTGACGGGGCTTTTTCTCAGTACCTTCCTAATTGTTCACATGGCTGGTAATTTGCAGCTTTTCAAGGGGGATAACGGACGGGCTTTCAATGAGTATACGTACTTCATGACCCACAATCCGCTTATTCTCACTGTCTCGTATCTGCTTTACACGTCTATTCTGGTACACGCGCTGATGGCGTGGGTCTTAACGCGTCATAACCAGGAATCACGACCTGTTAAATATGCGTACAGCAAGCCTGAAGCAAATAGTGATTGGTCGTCACGCAATATGGGCATCCTCGGGACCATTTTGCTTCTATTCATTGTTATTCACATGAAGACATTCTGGTACGAGATGCACTTTGGTTCGGTACCGATGGCTGAGTATGATGGCAAGCAGTACAAAGACCTGTACGCCGTTGTGAAAGAAGCGTTTAGTCAGTGGTGGTATGTACTGCTGTACGTGATTTGTATGGTTGCCATTGGCTTCCACTTGGCGCATGGTTTTCAAAGCGGTTTTCAGTCACTGGGCATCCGGCACAAGAAATATACACCACTCATCGAGTTCGTGGGTAAGTATTTCTTTGCGATTGTCATTCCTGCTGCTTTTGCCGCTATGCCCGTTTACGTGTTTTTACAGGTTCATGGAATTATATAA
- the fabD gene encoding ACP S-malonyltransferase yields the protein MKAYVFPGQGSQFRGMGLDIYQNSEAARQLFDQANQILGYDLTRIMFEGTDEELKQTIYTQPAVLLHGVVLALTNESFAPDMVAGHSLGELAALTAAGVLSFENGLTLASIRATAMQQACELAPSSMAAVLGLADEVIERICAGITTEIVVPANYNCPGQVVISGSVAGLEQAAEQLKAAGAKRVVTLAVSGAFHSPFMEPAREQFAQAVERMPFNEPRCPVYQNVNAQPTNDPTAIKANLIAQLTAPVRWTQSVERMAADGATEFIECGPGKVLQGLVKKIVPSATITAV from the coding sequence ATGAAAGCATACGTATTTCCAGGCCAAGGTTCCCAGTTTCGGGGTATGGGTCTCGACATTTACCAGAACTCGGAAGCCGCTCGCCAACTTTTCGACCAGGCAAATCAAATACTAGGTTATGATTTGACCCGAATCATGTTCGAGGGAACGGACGAAGAGCTGAAACAAACTATTTACACTCAGCCAGCCGTACTGCTGCACGGTGTCGTACTGGCATTGACCAACGAGTCGTTTGCACCGGACATGGTAGCAGGTCACTCCCTTGGTGAACTTGCAGCGCTGACAGCAGCGGGTGTATTGTCCTTCGAGAACGGTTTGACATTAGCGTCTATTCGTGCAACGGCCATGCAGCAAGCCTGTGAACTGGCACCATCGAGCATGGCGGCTGTGTTAGGCTTAGCGGATGAAGTAATCGAGCGGATATGCGCCGGTATAACAACCGAAATCGTCGTTCCTGCTAATTACAACTGTCCGGGCCAGGTTGTCATTTCAGGAAGTGTTGCTGGACTCGAGCAGGCAGCCGAACAACTCAAAGCAGCCGGGGCAAAACGTGTCGTGACGCTGGCGGTCAGTGGGGCCTTCCATTCTCCTTTCATGGAACCCGCCCGTGAGCAATTTGCTCAAGCGGTTGAGCGTATGCCATTCAATGAACCTCGCTGTCCGGTTTATCAGAACGTGAATGCGCAGCCGACCAACGATCCGACTGCAATTAAAGCGAACCTGATTGCTCAACTGACAGCACCTGTTCGCTGGACGCAGTCGGTAGAACGCATGGCGGCAGATGGAGCAACTGAGTTTATTGAGTGCGGTCCGGGCAAAGTTTTACAGGGTTTGGTCAAGAAAATTGTCCCAAGTGCCACGATTACGGCTGTCTAG